One genomic region from Candidatus Dormiibacterota bacterium encodes:
- the cpaB gene encoding Flp pilus assembly protein CpaB translates to MRRTLYLAAFAVLALAAAALALRAEQTVAVVVATHDLRAGTRVGPGDVEERRMHGDGVPAGALTAGAAAVGAYVAWPLASGEPVLARMLRAERSGAGAAGGLPVPEGDRAVALPVQPAGAVGGLLSPGDRVDVFVTPSGAHPGAGTGDPAAPATLLGSDVLVLQLRTDQGQVMSPGDPDEPRGLGAGVARLGSVVLAVPASETGRYAAAAGSGALYLALRVGGGG, encoded by the coding sequence ATGAGACGCACCCTGTACCTGGCCGCCTTCGCCGTGCTCGCCCTCGCCGCCGCCGCCCTCGCGCTCCGCGCCGAGCAGACCGTCGCGGTGGTGGTGGCCACCCACGACCTGCGAGCGGGCACCCGGGTGGGTCCCGGCGACGTCGAGGAGCGCCGGATGCACGGCGACGGCGTCCCCGCCGGCGCGCTGACCGCCGGCGCGGCCGCGGTCGGCGCCTACGTGGCCTGGCCGCTGGCCTCCGGTGAGCCGGTGCTGGCCCGGATGCTGCGCGCCGAGCGCTCCGGCGCCGGCGCGGCGGGCGGCCTCCCCGTGCCCGAGGGCGACCGGGCGGTGGCGCTGCCGGTGCAGCCCGCCGGCGCCGTCGGAGGCCTGCTCAGCCCCGGCGACCGGGTCGACGTCTTCGTCACCCCCTCGGGGGCCCACCCCGGCGCCGGCACCGGCGACCCCGCGGCACCGGCGACGCTGCTGGGCAGCGACGTGCTCGTCCTCCAGCTGCGCACCGACCAGGGCCAGGTGATGTCGCCGGGCGACCCCGACGAGCCCCGCGGCCTCGGCGCCGGGGTGGCCCGGCTGGGGTCGGTGGTGCTCGCCGTTCCCGCCTCGGAGACGGGGCGGTACGCGGCCGCGGCGGGGTCGGGTGCGCTCTACCTCGCGCTGCGCGTCGGCGGCGGCGGGTGA
- a CDS encoding pilus assembly protein TadG-related protein: MRRQHGSAVLAAVLLGPVLLLALLLAVQAGALQLERQRVRSAVDEAAITAASGAASAGAAAAVDHGRASALLREALAVALRPLAGELGGVGADDVAAAAEVAVIEEVPAADPFTPGAVVLRPSIEARVRVPLSTGLLRIAAVPATVTVTVVSGADLRRAGEAGR, from the coding sequence GTGAGGCGGCAGCACGGCTCCGCGGTGCTCGCCGCGGTCCTGCTCGGCCCGGTGCTGCTGCTCGCCCTGCTGCTCGCGGTACAGGCGGGCGCGCTGCAGCTGGAGCGCCAGCGGGTGCGCAGCGCCGTCGACGAGGCGGCGATCACCGCGGCGTCGGGCGCGGCTTCCGCCGGCGCCGCCGCGGCGGTCGACCACGGCCGCGCCTCGGCGCTGCTCCGGGAGGCGCTCGCCGTCGCCCTGCGCCCGCTCGCGGGAGAGCTGGGCGGGGTCGGCGCCGACGACGTCGCCGCCGCCGCCGAGGTGGCGGTGATCGAGGAGGTGCCGGCCGCCGACCCGTTCACCCCCGGCGCGGTGGTGCTCCGGCCCTCGATCGAGGCGCGGGTCCGGGTGCCGCTGAGCACCGGGCTGCTCCGCATCGCCGCGGTGCCCGCGACAGTGACCGTGACCGTGGTCTCCGGCGCCGATCTGCGCCGCGCCGGCGAGGCCGGCCGGTGA
- a CDS encoding type II secretion system F family protein — translation MITAVLATAAVCCLGAALCPHRAATLPVELARASTLSPREVALREQSRRPLWQRLLAPLAAPLAARVRPRWAGIGADDLRRAGIDPVRLGPAEVVALKLLGAAAGAAAGVLLALLLPPASLLVPALIFAGFVAPSVVISRRRAARGRRLLRELPDLVGLLTAFVGAGIPLEQALHLISAQQATGPAPTLLAAELRTALGEYGLGMPIDAALEAMARRTGLVEVELFAAAVAQGKRQGAGLERILRDQQTVVRMQQRNRAAAEASRVGTRLVGVLVLVYLPEFMLLIMVPLFYGIFLRAFG, via the coding sequence GTGATCACCGCGGTCCTCGCCACCGCCGCGGTGTGCTGCCTCGGCGCCGCCCTGTGCCCCCACCGGGCCGCCACGCTGCCGGTCGAGCTGGCCCGCGCCAGCACCCTCTCCCCCCGCGAGGTGGCGCTGCGCGAGCAGTCGCGCCGGCCGCTCTGGCAGCGACTGCTCGCCCCGCTGGCGGCGCCGCTCGCCGCCCGGGTGCGGCCCCGGTGGGCGGGGATCGGCGCCGACGACCTGCGCCGGGCCGGCATCGACCCGGTACGGCTGGGGCCGGCCGAGGTGGTCGCGCTCAAGCTCCTCGGCGCGGCCGCCGGAGCGGCCGCCGGGGTGCTGCTCGCCCTGCTGCTCCCGCCCGCGTCGCTGCTCGTGCCCGCGCTCATCTTCGCCGGCTTCGTCGCCCCGAGCGTGGTGATCTCCCGCCGCCGCGCCGCCCGCGGCCGCCGGCTGCTGCGCGAGCTGCCCGACCTCGTCGGGCTGCTCACCGCCTTCGTCGGCGCCGGCATCCCCCTCGAGCAGGCGCTGCACCTGATCAGCGCGCAGCAGGCGACCGGACCGGCGCCCACCCTCCTCGCCGCCGAGCTGCGCACCGCCCTCGGCGAGTACGGGCTGGGGATGCCGATCGACGCCGCCCTGGAGGCGATGGCGCGGCGCACCGGGCTGGTGGAGGTCGAGCTCTTCGCCGCCGCCGTCGCCCAGGGCAAGCGGCAGGGGGCGGGGCTGGAGCGGATCCTCCGCGACCAGCAGACGGTGGTGCGGATGCAGCAGCGCAACCGCGCCGCCGCCGAGGCGTCGAGGGTGGGCACCCGCCTGGTGGGTGTGCTGGTGCTCGTCTACCTGCCGGAGTTCATGTTGCTGATCATGGTCCCGTTGTTCTACGGGATCTTCCTGCGCGCCTTCGGATAG
- a CDS encoding ATPase, T2SS/T4P/T4SS family, with translation MPGRLPPDRRRAQPAASRSSILDAELLQTVRSRLTLQLEPGLADPFSDVAGRERLIREALVRVLMESRPEAAVEDGDVDHLFDELAGLGPLQPLMDDQLTTDILVNRWDEVFIERSGRLQRTGARFRDQAHLEQMIAKIVALVGREISVDKPLVDARMVDGSRANAVCAPVGGPTLCIRKFNRLRLTLLPEHSGGGLDWVSLRGMDETMARYLSIAALARSTVLVAGATGSGKSTLLRSIVDCFPDDERVITIEDTAELELTNPHWVRLECVHEHRLEGRDSSARRLDVADLVQNALRMRPDRLIIGEIRNSREAYHTLEALSTGHEGSATTIHAGTAADALGRLELLVGRSFGQLSPAEIRGYIARVFDVVVVVARLRGGRRCVLEICELAGLDGDGGYDLRPVFCADTEDRGGDREPVFRAVAGYAPGPRLTRKLELEGIRWIS, from the coding sequence TCGACGCCGAGCTGCTGCAGACCGTCCGCAGCCGGCTGACCCTGCAGCTCGAGCCCGGCCTCGCCGACCCTTTCAGCGACGTCGCCGGGCGTGAGCGGCTGATCCGCGAGGCGCTCGTCCGGGTGCTGATGGAGAGCCGGCCGGAGGCCGCGGTCGAGGACGGCGACGTCGACCACCTCTTCGACGAGCTCGCCGGGCTGGGGCCGCTGCAGCCGCTGATGGACGACCAGCTCACCACCGACATCCTGGTCAACCGCTGGGACGAGGTGTTCATCGAGCGGTCGGGCCGGCTGCAGCGCACCGGCGCCCGCTTCCGCGACCAGGCCCACCTCGAGCAGATGATCGCGAAGATCGTCGCCCTGGTGGGGCGCGAGATCAGCGTCGACAAGCCGCTGGTCGACGCGCGCATGGTCGATGGCAGCCGGGCCAACGCGGTGTGCGCGCCGGTGGGCGGCCCGACCCTGTGCATCCGCAAGTTCAACCGCCTGCGGCTCACCCTGCTTCCCGAGCACAGCGGTGGCGGCCTCGACTGGGTGAGCCTCCGGGGCATGGACGAGACCATGGCCCGCTACCTGAGCATCGCCGCGCTGGCCCGCTCCACCGTGCTCGTCGCCGGCGCCACCGGCTCCGGCAAGAGCACCCTGCTGCGCTCGATCGTCGACTGCTTCCCCGACGACGAGCGGGTGATCACCATCGAGGACACCGCCGAGCTCGAGCTCACCAACCCTCACTGGGTGCGGCTCGAGTGCGTCCACGAGCACCGGCTCGAGGGGAGGGACAGCAGCGCCCGCCGGCTCGATGTGGCCGATCTCGTCCAGAACGCGCTGCGCATGCGTCCCGACCGGCTGATCATCGGCGAGATCCGCAACAGCCGCGAGGCCTACCACACCCTCGAGGCGCTGAGCACCGGCCACGAGGGCAGCGCCACCACCATCCACGCGGGCACCGCCGCCGACGCCCTGGGACGGCTGGAGCTGCTGGTGGGCCGGAGCTTCGGACAGCTCTCCCCCGCCGAGATCCGCGGCTACATCGCCCGGGTCTTCGACGTGGTGGTGGTGGTCGCCCGGCTCCGTGGCGGCCGGCGCTGCGTCCTCGAGATCTGCGAGCTCGCCGGGCTCGACGGCGATGGCGGCTACGACCTCCGGCCGGTGTTCTGCGCCGACACCGAGGACCGCGGCGGTGACCGGGAGCCGGTGTTCCGCGCCGTCGCCGGGTACGCCCCAGGTCCCCGGCTGACCCGCAAGCTCGAGCTGGAGGGGATCAGGTGGATCTCGTGA